AGCTTCTGGTTCCTGGCGGCGCTGCCGCGACTGTCGGTGTGCCCGCCGATCTCCACCTTGATGGTGGGATTCTCCTTCAGCAGCTTGGCGGCCTCGTCAAGAATCGGCATCGAACTGGCCATGATATCGGCCTTGCCGGAGCGGAACTTGATCCCGGATAGCACCACCTTCTCGCCCTTTTTGGGGATCATCCGCATCTCGAAGTTCTGGATGAAGGTCTGCTTGTCGTTGACCGGGGCCGGGGCGGTCTCGATGTTGTAGCCCTCGGCATGAGCCTGGATGTTGTAGATGTTGGGAGGCAGCTGGGTGCTGTAGATGCCGGTCAGCAGATCGCTGGTGGCTGGGTTGTCCATGGCCTTCCTGTCCGGGCCGTAGAAATATAACGTGGCGCCCATGGGGTTGCCGGTCTTCTTGTCCACCACTTTTCCGGTGATGGTCCCCTTGGGATATTCTTTTCTCTTGATGGGGAAGTCCATCATCAGGGTCTGGCCGTCGGCCACGATCGCCGGGCGCTCCTGCCACAGGAATGAGTCTCCGGCCGATACCCTCATCCGGTAGGTTCCCGGAGGAACGGTGATGGAGAAGCTGCCGTCTATCTTTTGCAGGATCGGTTTGGCCTGCCCGGCGGAGTCCACCAGGTAGCCCGGCATGGTGATGGTGGCCATCAGGACGGAATCGGTGTTGGCGATCAGCACCTTGCCCGAGATCACCCCCTGGGGCACCGGCTTGGCCTTGGCCAGGGTCTGGGAGGCGACCGAGAATCCGAACAGGGCGTTCCATTCCGGGGCCGAGGAATTGCTGGTCATCTTGAACTCGCAGCCCCCGTCGATGGTGAAGCCCCCCGGGGTCTTGAACCGGATGCCGGGGGTGATCCTGGCCGGACTGTTGTAGAAGAATGACTTTTTACCGCTAAGTTTTTCTCCACCGGCTTCAAGCACGAAGGTAACATAAGGACCGGCGTCTATCTCCAGGCCGAGACCCCAAAGTATCTGATTTTCCCTGACCACGGTGGTTTCCTTGGCGGGATGGGTCCAGCTGTCCGGATCCACCATCAGCACCGAATCCACATAGCTCCGACGGGCGGTTGAATCCAGTAACAGGGTATCCCGGGCAGGGACCAGCTGGGAATAGTCAACCATAAAAGCTGGCTTGGCGCTGCCGGCCTTTAGATACCCGATGTTGCCGTGCAGCGAGGCCGGGCCCAGAGACAAAGTGGTCAAAAACTTGGCTCCAAAATCGGTGCTGTGGGGGATCAGATTGCCAAAGCCATGGGTGGCCAAAAAAGAATCCGGCTGTTCAGCCAGGGTGGTATTGTCGGTATATATATATTGAGTGGTACCGGGAAACCCGATGGAGACAAACGGCTCTAATCCCACGGCATAGGAAAACTTAGCCCGTCCGTAAACCTTGGAAGGATAGCTGCCTTTTACTTTTATCAGCAGATCTCTCAGCCAGAATTTTGCCAGATCGTTGTTGATGCCGTCATAACGGATCCGGTCGGATATCACCCCCTCCACATTGGAGTGCTTGTCATACACCGCATACATCCGGGGGGCGATGGAGAATTCAAAATAATCCAGCGGAGCATAGGTGATCGATAATCTGGACCAAGCCGTATAATGCTGGTCTCCTTTGCCTCCGGTCATGGTGTCGCCCTGAAAGAGAAGATCGCCCT
The sequence above is drawn from the Candidatus Edwardsbacteria bacterium genome and encodes:
- a CDS encoding OmpA family protein, which codes for MRFIKTLTLAAIMSALLIATGQAYNPPAFDGGCGTFKVSSARTLGKGMLGVGFLESDLSSRSLLKGDLLFQGDTMTGGKGDQHYTAWSRLSITYAPLDYFEFSIAPRMYAVYDKHSNVEGVISDRIRYDGINNDLAKFWLRDLLIKVKGSYPSKVYGRAKFSYAVGLEPFVSIGFPGTTQYIYTDNTTLAEQPDSFLATHGFGNLIPHSTDFGAKFLTTLSLGPASLHGNIGYLKAGSAKPAFMVDYSQLVPARDTLLLDSTARRSYVDSVLMVDPDSWTHPAKETTVVRENQILWGLGLEIDAGPYVTFVLEAGGEKLSGKKSFFYNSPARITPGIRFKTPGGFTIDGGCEFKMTSNSSAPEWNALFGFSVASQTLAKAKPVPQGVISGKVLIANTDSVLMATITMPGYLVDSAGQAKPILQKIDGSFSITVPPGTYRMRVSAGDSFLWQERPAIVADGQTLMMDFPIKRKEYPKGTITGKVVDKKTGNPMGATLYFYGPDRKAMDNPATSDLLTGIYSTQLPPNIYNIQAHAEGYNIETAPAPVNDKQTFIQNFEMRMIPKKGEKVVLSGIKFRSGKADIMASSMPILDEAAKLLKENPTIKVEIGGHTDSRGSAARNQKLSEARAYSVRNYLINKHGIAGERLTAVGYGEDMPMETNKTVRGRAANRRIEFVVMSQQ